The following are encoded in a window of Acropora muricata isolate sample 2 chromosome 6, ASM3666990v1, whole genome shotgun sequence genomic DNA:
- the LOC136919590 gene encoding cilia- and flagella-associated protein 251-like, with translation MAVRNKMKNFSKILLLLFVVSVTRGKPVLDTVNWDEEARNSDETWRDDVEDWKGGDEQREEEDWEERQLDEGESEWENESSDETEQEWEDGENEWEDGSGNDDTEQDWDEADDNWEDHEKSWDEEEQVGEWNEESLTEEEATFERLEDDIQTFKRELEEMEEKLEDIKELSE, from the exons ATGGCTGTCAGAAA taaaatgaagaattttagCAAGATCCTGTTGCTGTTATTTGTGGTGTCAGTTACAAGAGGAAAACCCGTACTTGATACGGTGAACTGGGACGAAGAAGCAAGGAACTCGGATGAGACATGGAGAGATGACGTGGAAGACTGGAAAGGTGGCGACGAACAACGGGAAGAAGAGGACTGGGAAGAGAGACAGTTAGATGAAGGAGAGAGCGAATGGGAAAACGAATCCAGTGATGAAACGGAGCAAGAATGGGAAGATGGAGAGAACGAGTGGGAAGACGGGTCTGGAAATGATGACACAGAGCAAGACTGGGACGAGGCTGATGACAACTGGGAAGACCACGAGAAGAGCTGGGATGAGGAAGAACAAGTAGGCGAATGGAATGAGGAATCTTTGACAG AGGAGGAAGCTACTTTTGAGCGGTTAGAAGATGACATACAGACGTTTAAGAGAG aacttgaagaaatggaagaaaaactgGAGGATATCAAGGAATTGAGTGAATAA